The nucleotide window CTTTCaaagtgttgagaaactttagaaaccagttttttgAAGTATTTCATCCAAAGGAGCTCTAAATCCtgagattttcattttcagttcctaTGCATCACCCTGTGAAACCATCTTCACTCCGCCTCATTCCCACCGCCCTAGTATCTgtgcattactttccaagctcaacttcatcctGATCTGTTCTCATTACATCGGATAAGCTCAAGTTCTTTGGCCGTCAGCTTTCACCTCTGTAAGATTTATGGATACCGAAGTTAGCTCACCTGTCTCCTCAACTTtccacaggtaagcgtctaaactgtcattttgttgaatacccttggttttttttttctacagttttcttttaaagtttcttTTATATCCAGTCACATTAAGTCTCAGAATAAGTTATCTAGGCCCGAAGTTACTTCCTGTGCCTTCTTTTTCTATTCATTCGCAAATTCCATTTATCGTCACTTAGTTTTCATTCCCTTCGAGAGTAGACATTCAAGTCATAGGCGACTTgtaaatactctaaagaatataggcaggggtactttaacatgagagtttttggtctgaataaatgaaaaatgataaaggaagaTAGGTGTAGCAAAGGTTGAATAGGATGGAAACAAAATTATGTCAAACAAATAAGTCATGAGATCGGACCTCGGAACAAACCCAAGCGATAATACAATAGATCGGGAATGAAGATACGTTCGGATCCCGGGCGAGCGACTAAAAAGAGATCAGATGTCGTAaatcaaagagttctgataaagtGATCATGCAGAAAATCAACAAGGAGTTTGATCTTTCATCCACCATCTAGTTATAAGGTCtcgtaggctaggaaaagctttacacgGGTTTCCTGTGTTTTCGGTACTTCGTAAAAAGGGCCAAGAAGGACCCTTTACTTGAATTCTTAATTCAAAGTTCTCATAAAACGCCATTCTAACAAATAAATGAAGAGATTGGGGGAGTCTTCTTactcgagttctcaacttaaattcttaacactgagagatcaggagagagttcttaccgagttctcaacttaaattcttaacactaagagatcgggggagagttcttacctgagttctcaacttaaattcttaatacactaagagatcgggggagagttcttacccaaattctctgtcaaaatcttaataaaatatgtggagatcgggggagagttcttacccgaaatccTCCACTTAAATTTTAAACTGAATACATTAAGAGatagggagagagttcttacctaaaTTCTCCTAgcttaaatccaaactaaaataccACAACTTCAATATTCGGATTAACCTCCAATAAAATTCATTACACAAtacctattcactgaagggtcatctcatgtactcgtgttaTTAGGCAACCCTAAGtagtgaaatattaaatatttcttttatccatacaaaggattaacatcgtcaTCCTATCCCATAAATTATCAATTTATatagagcataacattaaatctgcttaccctcgttgagggacaaagtggggtgcctaacaccttctccacccgtatacggaccccgaacctagaatctctgttttcaaattggatttttatttttacaaatggttttctttaatttccctcaaaattaaagtggcgactcctcacttttcccactttagTGAGAATTCATCCGACGACcgcaaaaacccttgcgacaatcAGAAGAAAACGTAGGAATAAAAGATGGCAAAAAGGATGAAGAAACTTTAGGAAATGAAGAATGATTAAGTAAAACTATCAAGACTAAATTAGAAGTAGTAATAAAAGGTTTATgtaaagaggaagaagatgattgaAAAGGAAAAATAGTTTCATAAAAGACAATATTTCTAAACATAAAACATGACATAGTGTCCAAATCATACAGATGATATCCCTTAACACTAATTGGATATCCAAGGAAGACACATCTCTTAGCTCTAGAATCAAACTTATGTCTATAAGTAATAAGATTGGAAGCAAACCATAAGCAACCATAAGCTCTAAGATGCTGATAAGAATGTAGCCTACCCCAAAACTAAGGCTGTTCACTATTTGACTAAAACCGATCAACCTGACTGATTCTAATTGAACCGAACCAACATATTAGTTTTAACCTTAGTTTTGGGTCAGGTTAACTTATtatctttaaatatatatatatatatatatattacagttGGTTCAGAGAATTGTTTGTTGAATACCCGACTCTCATTTTCCTAACCCTAACTTCCTGTACGATCTCATAGCCTTTAGAGAAATTTGAAATGGCTAACACCTTTAGAGATTTTCGATCCTAACGTCGATGCCTcaaaaactctctctctctctctctttctctctctctctctctctctctctctctctctctgtgtctaAGAATAAGAAATTCCTTTATACCTTCAACTCCTCCCTCCACATTTAAGGTATACTTTGGTTCTCTCTTTACATTATTGATAATTGGTTTTTCTTTGCCGATGTCAGGTGTTTTTGTTGATTTGTTGATGCAAATCTGTGTGACTATTGGTTCTGGGTTTTTCTAATTTCTTGTTTATAAATACTACCATATTTATACCAAATTTGGGTTTTTTTGCTTTACACTGTATTTGAATTGAGTGTAGCATAATTTATTAATGTATCGTATCGTATTGTATTATATTGTATTATATGATTTTTATTATTAACATGTTTGGAAAGATGGTATGGTACAAATGGTTTACAACCTTTTCTTATTTGGTTAGATGGTATGGTATGGCATAATAAATATTAAGATAACTAAAATACTTTTATtgctattttaaatatataaagagTTGTTTTAAACTTTGCTTACACTGTTTGAAAAACGATGAATTTTTTCCAAAATCTAAGAGTTCaatattgattgccaattgacaAAATAGATGAAATAATCTAGGTATACAAAATGAAATCACTCACCAACAAATAAGAAACTAGATTCTAAAGCCAAGTAATAAAAGAATCATAAGACCAAAcccaacaataaaaaaaaaaggataattaTTAATAACAACTCACACTTGTGATGAGTTTGGACTATACCCACAACCAATATTAGTGGCTAGAACAAGAGTAAAGAGGGATATTAGAGCATAATTGCATACTAACCAGAGCTTGAGAAGGGGCTATGGAGGACTTATGGTGTGAGAGACAATGGAGGACTAGCGTATGTGAGAGACTGAGGATTTTTTATTGAAGGGAGAGACTGAAGATGAGGGATAAGAAGCATTTATAAATAGTGTATAATtggaattttataaattatgtaagtaTAAAATTGGAATGTAAAATTTTTAAACCATCTAAAGCCACTGATTTGGTGGTTTGAAAATATGTGGTAAAATCATGGTTAAGAACcatcaatttacaatccaaaagaaGCATTATCCAGTAATAATCTTTACAAACAAGTAGCATTACCACACCATCATCCAAATAAGGAATTAGTTGTTGCTATTGATCTTATGTTTCCTTTAATAATTGGTTCTTAGTTTTTTTGGATTTTCTAGGTTTTATGTTTGCCTTAGACTTTAGTAATTGCTTATGggttctaagtttattttatttattgaatGCCAAATATGGGTTCTGGGTTTTGAATCATACTTATTTGTAAAGCAAAATCTGGGTTTATTATGCGATGAATATTTGCTCTGTGAACCCATTTTTTAGGCCTTTTGGTAATGGCATAAATAAGATAATTTGTTACCTATGAAGTAATTATGTAGCACCATTTAAACTTAACTTTAGTTGTATATAAAATTGAATAACAACTATTGTACTTTCTTACTCACTTAAAGTAATTTGGACCTCAATTTGGTTTTGTAATCTCCATTGGATGCTAATTATAGAGCTAAATATCTATAGAACAAGTTTATCTTTGTGTGGTTGTAGAGGTGCATGGAGAGACTTGTGTACCATCATGATCTCCACTGAAATAAGCCAATTTTTatttattgctttttttttttgtgtaataACTGATTCTCGGTAGGCAAACTTTGGGGTAAGCCATGATTTTGGTTGGTAATTGATTGCTCCTACTTTTGTTAGTTCAACAACGGATTTGGTGAGATGGTTTTTCTTTAAGAAACTAGTTAAACTTTTGCTGGAGGAAGAGTTGTCTCTCTCAATTAATTGATCATGTTCTAACTCAATTAATGAGAGAGAGGAGTGATTTCAAAGTTTTAATTGCTTGATGCCTACTTGCCTAGTTGGTCTTGATCTAAAAAAAAATGTTAGAACAAAAATGAGCATGCAGTTTATGGTATAAGTTATATGGCAAACCAAATATTATTTTCTACTAGACTCTGGTACAGAGAGTAATTTGGGCTCTGACAAAATTAATGTATAGGATTAAGGATCAAACTAATTAAAGTATATGTGTTGATCAAATGGTTAAGAATGCATGCATCTTAGATGGGGAGATAAGATTCTTAGCCAAAAAGGTAAGTACTTAGGGTGTAATAATATAGAATTCTACCTTTGCTTACTAATGCTTTAGTGGAATTTGTtgttttattgaattctattattggtTACTAATGCTTTGATAGAATTTGCAACCACACTTatgttttttatttcatttttttttattttcataatttttagagTTACGTAAACGAACAATTGGAGAATAGCAACTTACAGTTGATAGAGTTGTGCTaagacatttttttttttctgtttattTATGGTGGTTATGTATAAAAGacaattttaatgaattaataaatgctaaatattatataaatagtttaaataatattattatgatGATATTTTTATAAGTtcgtttatatgtgatataatgataaaaattaaaattaatttattgataATTGATATGAAAATAAAtgtttgtttttattaaaaaaaattattggtattTGTTGTAATAAAAAAACATTTGTTTTTAATTTTGGGCCCTTGGCAGGCTGTTAGAAATAATAGCCCAAATGACAAAACTTTTCAGGGTGTTAGAAACAGTAAACTCGGCTGCTCAACACTTAGTCTTAGCCACATCCAACCTGACCCAATCCATTAATCTTTCAATCAGATTGGTTAGGGTTACAGTAAGATATGAATTCATCTATTGTTAATTGGATTTTAGTTGGGTTGGTGTATCTTGGACAATGAACCCAACCCATGAATAACCCTACCCAAAACTGAATAGGCAAAGAAGAGCAAAACAATAAAGCTTTAGCAACATTAAGAATATGCTAATATTTCCTCTCAATGATGCCATTTTGTGATGGGTGTATACACAACTATTTAATGTAAGATGTCATTATGAttatttgttctaatttattttatagaAGATTGAAACTGAGTTTTAACAAATTGATAAAACTTAAGAACCAAGAAAGCAACTTTAGACTTAGATTTCATTAGAAAGGTCCAAATACATTTAGTATGATCATAAACAATGTTAAGAAAGAAATGATTGCCATTAATATCCTTTTGAGAATAAGGACCTAATACATCCATGTGTATAGGTTCAAAAGGTATATATGTATTAGGAATATGTTGCACAAAAGAAAACCTCTTTTGTTTGGCTTTTAAAAATGCACAGCAGGGAACTTGAATATTATTGAATGAAACAAAAAGTAAAGGTTGCAGTATAGGGTTATAGGGAACATAagttttttattttctaattttaatatttttaaaacttttatgAATGAGCATTTTATCAAGAAATcactcaacttaaaaattcaaacTTATAGGTGAGGGCTCTAAGAATAACTTTATATCTCTATTATAGCATAGCACATAAAAACTCACTAGGCTTGAAACGTGAACAAGCACAAGGCTACTTTATCTTATGCTAAAATATTCAATCAATTAATAAATTAGGGTGGCTAGGATATGAACTTCGGACATTttggtttaaaagctttgatactATGTCAAGAAATCATTCTATTAGGAAAAAAACACATagatctttttttcttttttattattttttttttttgagttattGCAGTTCAATGTGAATTTGCAATTGcctattttgagaaattgaaccaAAAGCCTTACTTAAGGCTTGCCAAACATCAAAAGAAGAAGCAAAGCCAATGACATATGGAAATATTTCTTTAGTAAGGGAAGAAAGCAACCATGATAATAGCATTTGATCATTTGGAAACCAAGATTCATACTCAGGATTGCAAATAAGTTCAAAAGTGGAGGTATCAATGATAATTTTCGATGGAAAAAGACATGCACCATTAACAAAACCATGTAATTTTTGATAATTAAGTGAATGAGTGAGCTGAGCCAAGAGTCTGTGACGAGTGAGATGGGCTTACTTAGGTTAAGGCCAACCATTGCAAAAAGGTTAGAACTAATTTATTAGGTAGCTAACCCATCACTTTTGTAAGCCCTTTGAATTACTTGTAATCTTTCGATATGGGGCTCTTAACACCTCACTGTAGGTGGTAACCATTTTGGTTGACACTTAAACCTTGAAATCCTCCCCCTTCAACCTTTGAACTTTGATACAACAGCAACAtttggaaccttgaatttgaattGAACCAGACCAAACATGCTCTGATATAATTTAAACGTTAAGAATGtcaatttttctattttaattgtATAAAGTGTTAGAAAAGAGGCTTATATACTTGTTACAATGTGAAATATGCTAGTTGTGTAGGTAAGCTAATGACAAATTGAATAAGTTAGAAAAAGAATAGGATAAAGATATCCTATGTATCCTAACACACTCAATATAAAAGTTTAAACTTGTATGTAAGGGCTCCAATAATATCTTTATATCTCTATATCATTTAACAAACAGACACGGTAGTCATGATACACCTGTGATCATTTTTAAACTAAAACTATAATATGtagaatttatttaataaaaattaaaatataaaaaatttattaaactataattttttttgaaaaaatctaATGTGACTATTAACCTAAAATTAAAGAGCCAAAATAAACATGTGATCTTATTAATAATAATTGTTGATTCTCAtaacaaaattatttaaatattactaacaaaattatttaaatattacttCATTTATTTCAAGGAAAACATTTTTCTGGTAAATATTTTCCACATTTTATATTATTTGagagtaaaaaataaaatactataGGAAAATCATTTTTCCAGtcatgaacaaatattgttcaaaGTAAGAGAAATAACTTCCTGTTTCAAAATTGATGGTCATTTTCTCCGATGCTTGCTTAACtattattagaatttttttttttctacttagGCTTTTGGATTATGGGACTAATGATTAATTAGtgtctaatttttttattttttctttttacttaatttttgacaataaatttaattattttcaaattaatttttattgtcattaaataataaaaaataatttatctttaaaaaaaaaaaacttcacaaaaaatattttatgtagaaaatatttttgacaaataaattatttttttataaaataaactgTTACactaaatatttttctttttctatatGAAAAATTGTCCGTCTCATGCACTTCCAAATCACAGTAAAGATAAAACCTGAAGGGTAACTAAAGTTTATGGAAACGATGTGAGAGCAATTTCATCTAAACCACACAGGCCATTATTATCAGCACACATTAACAGTTACAATGGGCGTACGTGTTACTAATGATTGGTTTATACATGATGCAGTTTATCATAATAGTAAAGCAATGTGTACAAAAAATTATTTGgaaattctattaaaatttatctcaatcaataattaaaattcaTCTTAAAATTTTCTCATGTATACGTACATGCATGGACCCCTTTCACTAGGTAGGTTGTTTTTGTCATTTACAAAATAATTCATTTTGTTCTTGTTGATCTGCTGTTGACTATGTGTATATTGCTATTGAAATTATTATCGACAAAAACACATTTTtagatatattaattaaaatatattaaaaatattttaaaattaaatttaataaattttagtaataagaatataaaaatataaaatattttttaattatttttttaatagtatttaaaatgatttttttttcctaaaaaatAATTTCTGCCCTCAAACTTCAATACCAAATAAGGACTATATGTTTAGAACTGATTTTATTGTAAGTTAGCATGCTTGCTTAGAATAGAACCTATCTACAAATTCCATCTTAATTCAAATGAATCATGACACCAATGAGTTTTGATTCGTcttcaaaattaattatatatgaggAACCCtagttataattaaattaataaaaaataataatatgagaATAtaagaatgtataaatgagaacgTTAATATATAAATGAGAGCTCTGTGAAGTATATATAGGTTACAAATTATGAATTACTGcctttttaatgaaattatgagatCAAAAGGCATAAATATTGATTTAGTTAGgttttgtgaaaaatatttttttaaaattttatttatttttttatattttttagcatttagaacactaaaaaataaattaataaaaaatatttttctaattaaatgaAAAACTAaactatttttaatgaaaataaattttaataatcttattaatgtGAAAACAATTATACATGAATAACATGTATATACCATTAACTTAATAtcataatcaaataataaaaaatatttttataaaaatattttcttaaaaattaattttcataaaaaaatattttttatatataaaacttATTTTTTACGAAACAACATAATAAGAAAGTGAGTTGAGGTATATTAAATATGACAATGGGGTTTTGTTCATATACAGGACTCCAATCACATCCAAAAAAATAGGGAAAATAGGCTGCTACCGGGAATATCAACGTCATCTGCacattaactttttttttcttttttaatgaataatataaaattaaaattttatgtaaatgaaaaatatattccTTTCATCTACAAAGATAACTTTATTTTTTCACATGAATTAACAAAATATAATTAACATAGTtaaagtaataattttttttagtcttTTTCTAATTTGTCCTCCAAGCAATAAATATTTTTTAGTCTTTTCCTGATGCATCTTTAAACAATAAATTTCTTTTGTCTTTTCCTAATACACCATTCACTAGTGTTACtccaataaaaattaaataatttatgttaataaattattattattagaattaataaattttattttttaagaatatattaataaattaataaataaattattatttaaaaatttataatttaattcaaataaaaaaaaatctattttgaCGAAAGGGAGAGAGTATTTATCATTACTCTAACTCTATCCGCTACAAATAAGTATCATTCTTTTGTGGTGGAAAAGAATTGGCAGAAATGATTCTGTCTCATTGGCATTTGGCAAATAATAAATAAGCCATTTTAAAAGGTCAACAAAATGAATAAATACAAAACAGGTGATGGCTATACCAGTAACTATGGCTAGGAAATTAACAAAAGCCTACCTATAACTGTAAGCTTGTTTTTATTCCATGTGGGTGAAAGCTATgtgagagtttatgatgagattataattatttaaaaaaaaaaaaaacctcaattGGAACACGCATCAGAATTCATCTGCTTAATCAATAATCATCTGCCAGTGATAAGGAGAACATTAAATTAAATCTCATTTTCTATTAGCAAAGAACTTATTAAACCAGAAGCATGATTTTTTAGACTCTCACATCCgctacaaataaataaataaataaatatagtaaAAAAGATTTGAACTAAATTGACTTAAGCTATTTTAACTGAAGCAACTCAAAGCTCAATGCCTAAACATTATTGGTGATCTTCCATACTCATCGAGTttcacatggtatcagagcaaatcatAAGCAGTGTCACAACAACAAAGTCAAACCAACATATCAACCATGGCCAATCAAAGAATTTCACAATTTTGGAAAGTTGAGAATTTCTCATCAAAGAATCATCTAAATTTAAGAAGAAGATTATTAAGCTTAAGTACATATATAAcaatcaattttatttatttataactgGAGCTATAGCCCCAAAATTACAGTAAACAATTAAGAAAAAACACTGAGAAGATCATGCAGAATCTAAGACAAGGACCAACATTCAATTTTACAATAATCATCTAGCCCTCATGtgttatttttaatttgttttatttttaatttttatttaacaaaAGAAAAATAGTACTGCATACTTTACGCAAAGACAAGCATAAATATAGAAATACTTTTCATACTTTCCCCACTAAATTCTAATCGAAGTAAGTGCTTTTTCAAGGTCCTTGGCCTTCCTGCCAacgtattcagccactgtcacaGAGCGGTATAGAGGAATTTGGCCAAAACTCAAACCCAGAGGATCTAGATTGAAATAAGCAGGCGGAGAATAGAAGAAAGCCACAGAAAACCTTTGTTTAGCCTCTTTCATCACCACACGATGAACAACACTTGGAAACCTAGCATTTGAGAGGATGTGTAAGAGATCACCAACGTTCACTACAAGTGCCCCAGTGACTGGTTGTACTAAACCCCATCCAACTCCTTCTTTGAATATTTGTAGGCCGCTGATCCTCTGGTGCAGTATGGTGAAGAGGGAAGTGTCTGTGTGAGGAGCTAGACCAATGGCTCGATTGGGGTCTGGGCACAATGGATAAGAGTTCAGCTGCAAAGCAGTGCTGGCAACTCCAGGTGAACCAAGCCACTTCATTTCTTCTTCTGACACGGCTAAGTACTCCAGAATATTATGCATTATTGTTATGGCTAGCTCCTCCATTTTCTTTTGTCCGTCCACCATTATGTCACTGCTTATATGGTCGTTTTTGAAACAaaaacatattaattaattaggaGAATTAATTTTAGCTTAATTTCTTTAGCTCCACACCTAGTTTATTTGTTTATTGGGTCATGTCTACTAAGCCCCTACCCTCCCCAGGTGATAAGGGTGCACTCTCCCATATTAACTTATAGcatttcatataaataactttgaaGTTCTTCCTAACCGAGTGATGTTACTTTTGAATAAATAAGTAATAAACACAATCACTCATTTTTCAGAAAAAAGATTgctataaaagaaaatttttactaAACATTAGTGAGTATTGGTGGTCACCAGTTGCTTATTCATAACTAATATAAATTCATGGAAAATGGTATTCAATTTGAAGGTTTTATATATATGTGCAGGATGCAAATTAAATGAAGTAGCTTTACCCATTTCCCTACGTGCATGGAAGTGCATGGACTTACCAAAATTTCTGATAGTCATTGGGCCATAGTTCTCTGGCATGATCCAAAGGAGAACCAATGATAGTGAACCCTTCATGCCACATAAACTTGTTGAAAAACGACGATATTCGAGCTAAGCCGTATCCGGTGACTCCACCAGGAGACCTTAAGGCCTTGAGCTTTTGTGTAGTCGGAAGAGAGAAAAGCTGACGAGCCTCAGACTCAACTTCATCGAGTAGGTTCAATGGAATATCATGGTTCACAACTTGGAATACACCCCATGTCTCACATGCATGACCTATTAGCTTAGCTGCATCTGGGTCCTTGAGGTCAATCGTGGGTATAGATAACCAGTCATTGGACTCAAAGCCGTCGGAGATAGGCCAAGCATGAGAATCAGGCACAGTAACGACGGAATCAAAGTCTAAAGGGATGATATCGTCGACTTTGAGAGGATATTGTGTGTAGACTTCAGAGAGAGTGCTCATGGTATATAGCTATGATGACTACCTAGCAAGCAACCAAATccaataaaagataggaaaataaaagcaaaaagaaaaaaaaaaggttttctTACTATTAGATTTGGTAGATTAATTATAAACAAATAAGCAAGATTAGGGTTAAGATGATACCGTTTGAAGATGTGACTGTTTGGACAGAGAAATGTCTGTATGTGAATTTAGAAGGATGTATGGAGAGGGGAATGTTGTTTTTTCCTTTTGCTTTTATAGAGCGAAATTTTTATCTAGGCCTACCTATTATAGATCTAAGATATAAATATATCAGATtcacttatttaatattttaatatatattttttattttgagccTGTGCTTATCTCTTCTCGTATATATAAGAGATAAACAAATAAGATTCACCTATTTAATGTATTATCGTCCATTTTGCTAAACCAAATCCAGCTAAGAAAAATTCTTAATATGAAATTTTTCAACAGCATAAATGGCTTTCATATGCTCACTTTTTGAGGCATGTAAATTTTATACCTCTGTTGTTGGTCAATTACATGTGGATTAAAGAAACCTtagttattaaataaataatttttttaataacaacTAATATAACTTATGTTTAATaaagatataaaaatatatactatttagttttaaattttgaaatagtttattaataataaaaggaTAAACAAACCTCATGAtgattttaaaatatcattaaaatttttagattttaaatataagaaatgatTTTAACAATAAATGTTTaagttttataaataatttttagtgactaattgtttaattttaaattaatatagtaTAAAATGATGAGTAAAGTTTTATAATGCCCAAAATTGCaaagttaagaattttaaaattcttaatagtagtaaaaagaattttaagcaactatttttttatatgaaataagatatagtatttaaaattaaaaaaaatagataaaaaattaatttttaatataataaagtaatttttatataaaaaatgcaaaaaataaagacaaaaaaaaaaaactgtcatGATAAAGATAAAAAAAGACTATGTCATATGGCGATATTTCGAGCAAGCTGATTGAGTTAGGTATCTTACTCTTGTAAAGTCATTTTTAGGATTCAGCTTTAATGTATGTATAAATAAGtattttttacattttatattttcacaatcatatcataaaattttgttaatgtaaaaatttgtgttaattataattacattttatgtcacAAGGCAATATTTTAAGCAAGCTTATCTTGTGAATCCACTTTTAAGGTtcaactttaatatatatatataaacatatattgttttatgttttttattttcataatcacATCACAAAATTTAGTTTTTGAcaagatttttaattaattataattttattttaagtgttaataaataaataagtcaattaattatatattcaaattGTGCAAAAAGGAAATTATATAGGATACCGTTACTGTAAATTCGAACTTTTATGAAAATAAACTTAACTATTAAATTAAGTATTTGTATCTAAATTTATGCACTCTTTATACACActtaattatgtacatatattgatataaatatttaattatatattttaatataaatatttaatttaactgtTGTTATTCATTCCAATATTAAATCAAATTTATATTAGATCCATCC belongs to Hevea brasiliensis isolate MT/VB/25A 57/8 chromosome 4, ASM3005281v1, whole genome shotgun sequence and includes:
- the LOC110668020 gene encoding gibberellin 3-beta-dioxygenase 1-like — translated: MSTLSEVYTQYPLKVDDIIPLDFDSVVTVPDSHAWPISDGFESNDWLSIPTIDLKDPDAAKLIGHACETWGVFQVVNHDIPLNLLDEVESEARQLFSLPTTQKLKALRSPGGVTGYGLARISSFFNKFMWHEGFTIIGSPLDHARELWPNDYQKFCDIMVDGQKKMEELAITIMHNILEYLAVSEEEMKWLGSPGVASTALQLNSYPLCPDPNRAIGLAPHTDTSLFTILHQRISGLQIFKEGVGWGLVQPVTGALVVNVGDLLHILSNARFPSVVHRVVMKEAKQRFSVAFFYSPPAYFNLDPLGLSFGQIPLYRSVTVAEYVGRKAKDLEKALTSIRI